AAACGAAATTTTAGCATGAATGAAGACTATTGGTGTTCTACATAACAGCCTTAACAGCTGTGGCGGAGGTGAGAGAGTTTGCATATCAATAATTGAAGCTCTGAAAGAAATGGGTTTTAAAGTGGTTCTTGCAACCGTCGAGCCAACTGATTGGCATCGTGTGGACAATATTTTTGGTGAGATAGAAAAACCTGATAAAGAACTAAGCTTAGTAAAATTTAAGGTTCGATCTTTCGGGATTTACCTTAGGCAATTAAGTTTTTTATTAGCCGCAAAATTGAGAAAAGAATGCGATTTGATAATTAATACACATGGTGATGTTATTCCTATTGCTACAGATATAGTCTACGTTCACTATCCGACTTTTGCGCTCCTTGAAGAGGAGCCAAATCTTATTGCCGCTAACATAAAATATAGTAAAAGCTTGTTTTGGAAAATGTATTTTGCCCCCTATAAGTTATTAGCAAGCGTTAACGCTTATCTGTTTTCAGGAAAATCTAAGCTTTTATTAACAAATAGCGAATTCAGCAAAAAGGCGATTGAACGCTTTCTAGGGCAAAAAGCCGTGATTTTGCATCCTCCAGTCGATGTAGATAGGTTTTATTGGCCTTTTGGAGGACGCGAGGATATAATTGTCAGTTGTGGTAGGTATTCCCCGGAGAAAAATTATGAATTTGTTTTGAGATTAGCTGAAGTATTAAACGAGTTCCAATTTATGATTATCGGTGCTTCGAGTGGTAATGTAAGTGACCGATATTATCGTAAACTGTTAACAATTGTGAAAAATAAAAAAATTAAGAACGTTGATTTAATTAGAGATTTACCTTTCGATCAACTTGTAAGGACGTATAGAAAAGCAAAAGTTTATTTACACGCGATGAGAGGCGAGCATTTTGGCATAGCTGTTGCTGAAGCGATGGCCAGCGGATTAATTCCTGTAGTTCACAAGAGCGGTGGAGCTTGGACAGATATAGTAGACTATGGGGCATACGGCTACGGGTATTCAAGTTTCGAAGAGGCTGTTAATGCTGTTAAAAAAGCAGTTATGAAGGCTGATGAATTGAGAGGAAGTATCATTAAACAAGCAATGAACTTTAATAAAAGTAATTTCAAGAAACGATTCAAACAAATACTGGAAAACATTCTTAGT
The sequence above is drawn from the Thermoproteales archaeon genome and encodes:
- a CDS encoding glycosyltransferase; its protein translation is MKTIGVLHNSLNSCGGGERVCISIIEALKEMGFKVVLATVEPTDWHRVDNIFGEIEKPDKELSLVKFKVRSFGIYLRQLSFLLAAKLRKECDLIINTHGDVIPIATDIVYVHYPTFALLEEEPNLIAANIKYSKSLFWKMYFAPYKLLASVNAYLFSGKSKLLLTNSEFSKKAIERFLGQKAVILHPPVDVDRFYWPFGGREDIIVSCGRYSPEKNYEFVLRLAEVLNEFQFMIIGASSGNVSDRYYRKLLTIVKNKKIKNVDLIRDLPFDQLVRTYRKAKVYLHAMRGEHFGIAVAEAMASGLIPVVHKSGGAWTDIVDYGAYGYGYSSFEEAVNAVKKAVMKADELRGSIIKQAMNFNKSNFKKRFKQILENILSF